From Longimicrobiales bacterium, the proteins below share one genomic window:
- a CDS encoding PDZ domain-containing protein, translated as MQLRTFIPTLMCALLLPAAAVHAQDPTDTPLRVFTRASSGWLGFGYGSGLGRDGVVVDTVIPESPAAKAGLQKSDTITAVNGLRATSQLLRNLGLRPGDDVELTVRRAGGERTLELVAAERPEGLASAGAWSVTVDPERILEAVRVQLDSLDLPDVHVQTLPDSSGRVMMIRRHGNQIDTVRFDFDADSMQRNMFIFRDSLRMFGDSAWGHAFRFFDDSLRTAMDSVFVRLGRPGMHFRFSSDSVFVVNGDTIRIPEFRMLPEGSAFRVPSMARVGFSSIAGMQLEELSERLGEYFGTSHGLLVLEVADDTPAARAGLQDGDVILQANGEDIRTISALRRILARSDDEYVRLQVLRERQELTRTLEMRRGGNR; from the coding sequence ATGCAGCTACGAACGTTCATACCCACACTGATGTGCGCGCTGCTGCTGCCTGCAGCCGCGGTGCACGCCCAGGACCCGACAGACACGCCGTTGCGGGTGTTCACGCGTGCGTCTTCCGGCTGGCTGGGCTTCGGCTACGGCAGCGGCCTGGGGCGCGACGGCGTTGTCGTGGACACGGTCATCCCGGAATCGCCTGCCGCAAAGGCGGGACTGCAGAAGTCCGACACGATCACGGCGGTCAACGGGCTGCGCGCGACGTCGCAGCTCCTGCGCAACCTCGGCCTGCGGCCCGGCGACGATGTCGAGCTTACCGTGCGTCGAGCAGGTGGTGAGCGCACGCTGGAGCTCGTGGCGGCCGAGCGACCGGAGGGTCTCGCAAGCGCCGGCGCGTGGAGCGTGACCGTCGACCCGGAACGCATCCTCGAAGCCGTACGCGTACAGCTCGACAGCCTCGATCTGCCCGATGTCCACGTGCAGACACTGCCGGACAGCAGCGGTCGAGTGATGATGATCCGCCGCCACGGCAATCAGATCGATACGGTTCGCTTCGACTTCGATGCGGACTCGATGCAGCGGAACATGTTCATCTTCCGCGACAGCCTGCGCATGTTCGGGGACAGCGCGTGGGGCCATGCGTTCCGCTTCTTCGACGACAGCCTGCGCACCGCGATGGACAGCGTCTTCGTCCGCCTCGGTCGGCCGGGCATGCACTTCCGGTTTTCCAGCGACTCGGTGTTCGTGGTCAATGGCGACACGATCCGGATCCCGGAGTTCCGCATGCTCCCCGAGGGCTCCGCGTTCCGCGTCCCGAGCATGGCGCGCGTCGGCTTCAGCTCGATCGCGGGCATGCAGCTCGAAGAGCTCAGCGAGCGCCTGGGTGAGTACTTCGGTACGAGTCACGGGCTGCTCGTGCTCGAGGTCGCCGACGACACGCCTGCCGCACGCGCCGGGTTGCAGGACGGCGACGTCATCCTGCAGGCCAACGGCGAGGATATACGAACCATTTCGGCGCTGCGCCGCATACTCGCGCGCAGCGACGACGAGTACGTGCGGCTGCAGGTCCTGCGCGAGCGCCAGGAGCTGACGCGCACGCTGGAGATGCGCCGCGGCGGAAACAGGTAA
- a CDS encoding FAD-dependent oxidoreductase: MNNIRTAAVVGAGMAGLAAAVALTRAGVAVRIYESRAVAGGRMRSDQLGSATVDPGVQLVSSTYTELFELARSTGARDLLVRAPGRDALWRDERAHGITYGSVPSMIGSSALPTMLKLRLGTRYLPFLNASARKLDANDPAATGGLEHDGESVASWGEREMGSDFVELLTYPLLAAYYGSLPEKTTAALYHALARVGMDVRVNAVVGGAGRLPARIAEWLTAEGSELQTGAAVASIDVHDSGARVVAGGTEAPYDAVVLATPPAAARTLLAGLPSLAAWLERVHTAPTATAAFLLDAPLGPDWFGLSFPRASRPGGYIAAIAAQSRKLASLVPEGEAIVVYPQPELGERIADAEPQRQVDALMPGLIAAFPDIEARITRARTYSFPEGYSLFGPGSLRHLHALQHVEVPARLALAGDYLVAPSVEGAVRSGLRAAERLLR, encoded by the coding sequence ATGAACAACATTCGTACGGCGGCAGTGGTTGGTGCGGGGATGGCGGGGCTTGCGGCTGCCGTTGCGCTCACGCGCGCGGGAGTGGCCGTGCGCATCTACGAGAGTCGGGCGGTGGCGGGCGGGCGGATGCGGAGCGACCAGCTCGGCAGTGCTACCGTGGATCCGGGTGTACAGCTCGTGAGCAGCACGTACACGGAGCTGTTCGAGCTGGCGCGCTCGACGGGCGCGCGCGACCTGCTCGTGCGTGCGCCGGGTCGCGATGCACTGTGGCGCGACGAGCGTGCGCACGGCATCACGTACGGCTCGGTGCCCAGCATGATCGGCTCCAGTGCGCTGCCGACGATGCTGAAGCTGCGCCTCGGCACGCGCTACCTGCCGTTCCTGAATGCGTCGGCCCGCAAGCTGGACGCGAACGACCCCGCAGCAACGGGTGGACTGGAGCACGACGGGGAATCCGTGGCTTCCTGGGGCGAGCGCGAGATGGGGAGCGATTTCGTGGAGCTGCTCACCTACCCGCTTCTCGCCGCGTACTACGGGAGCCTGCCGGAGAAAACGACCGCGGCGCTGTATCACGCGCTTGCGCGCGTCGGGATGGACGTGCGCGTCAATGCGGTGGTTGGCGGCGCCGGCCGGCTGCCCGCGCGCATTGCGGAGTGGCTCACCGCAGAGGGATCGGAGCTGCAGACCGGTGCAGCCGTCGCCTCGATCGATGTGCACGACAGCGGTGCCCGCGTCGTGGCTGGGGGCACGGAGGCGCCATACGACGCCGTGGTGCTGGCGACGCCGCCCGCTGCCGCGCGAACCCTCCTCGCCGGTCTGCCGTCGCTTGCCGCATGGCTCGAGCGCGTGCACACGGCGCCGACCGCGACGGCGGCGTTTCTGCTCGATGCGCCGCTGGGTCCGGACTGGTTCGGTCTTTCGTTTCCGCGCGCGAGCCGGCCGGGCGGCTACATCGCCGCGATTGCAGCGCAGTCACGCAAGCTGGCGTCGCTCGTGCCGGAAGGCGAGGCGATCGTGGTGTACCCGCAGCCGGAGCTGGGTGAGCGGATCGCGGACGCGGAGCCCCAGCGGCAGGTGGATGCACTGATGCCGGGACTGATCGCCGCGTTTCCGGACATCGAAGCCCGTATCACGCGGGCGCGGACGTACTCGTTTCCGGAAGGGTACTCGCTGTTCGGTCCGGGCTCGCTGCGGCACCTGCACGCACTGCAGCATGTCGAGGTGCCGGCGCGGCTCGCGCTGGCCGGTGACTACCTGGTGGCGCCGTCGGTCGAAGGTGCGGTGCGCAGCGGGCTGCGCGCGGCGGAGCGGCTGCTGCGGTAG
- a CDS encoding tetratricopeptide repeat protein, which yields MRVRHLCIGIAFVTLLALPDPASAQGLDHVESLLLRGRLTDARSALALWQEQNPRAASDQQAYALLLSAQLATDASSATDAYLALALTYPTSRHAPVALLRLSQGLLATREAERARGYLERLVRDYPNASDRAEAMLWLARAERATGRDDAACSTLREAGTLQTRAETSLLIEAEEARACTS from the coding sequence GTGAGAGTGCGCCACCTCTGCATCGGCATTGCGTTCGTCACGCTGCTCGCCCTTCCGGACCCGGCGAGTGCGCAGGGGCTGGACCATGTCGAATCGCTGCTGCTGCGCGGTCGCCTCACCGACGCGCGCAGCGCTCTCGCACTGTGGCAGGAGCAGAACCCGCGCGCCGCATCAGACCAGCAAGCGTATGCGCTGCTGCTGTCGGCGCAGCTCGCGACGGATGCCAGCAGCGCTACGGACGCATACCTGGCACTCGCGCTTACCTACCCGACGTCGCGTCACGCGCCGGTTGCACTGCTGCGACTCAGCCAGGGATTGCTTGCCACGCGCGAAGCCGAACGTGCGCGCGGGTACCTCGAGCGACTGGTGCGCGATTATCCCAATGCAAGCGACCGCGCGGAGGCGATGCTGTGGCTCGCACGCGCAGAGCGCGCGACCGGTCGCGACGACGCGGCATGCAGCACGCTGCGCGAGGCGGGCACGCTGCAGACGCGAGCGGAAACATCGCTGTTGATCGAAGCAGAAGAAGCGCGCGCATGCACGTCGTGA
- the holA gene encoding DNA polymerase III subunit delta — translation MALTSADAVARTLAKGPGGGVFFLFGDEEYLKEETASGIVAAHLEPSTRDFNYDQLRASDVEPETLASILATPPMMAEWRVVVVRDVQAIATQARLRSVIEDVVDDPPQGTVVVLLASLPDRSRAQIWETLKKKATSVEFTPLAAADVPGWLIAHAEEQGVELETGAARALSSAIGEGLGVLTQELAKLVDYVGERKRITRADVAEMVGSVPRQNRWDWFDLVSDGRFPEARAGLHVLLDESESGVGLVIGLGTQFLRLAIAARGGERALADALPPHQRWLSKRLAKQARGWHPDALDRALADLLRADRLLKSASLDERQIMEELLLRLQQRAHRAAA, via the coding sequence ATGGCCCTGACATCCGCCGACGCCGTCGCCCGCACCCTCGCGAAAGGACCGGGCGGCGGCGTCTTCTTTCTGTTTGGCGATGAAGAGTACTTGAAGGAAGAAACCGCGAGCGGGATCGTCGCGGCACACCTCGAGCCCTCCACACGCGACTTCAATTACGACCAGCTGCGCGCGAGCGACGTCGAGCCGGAGACGCTCGCGTCGATCCTGGCGACACCGCCGATGATGGCGGAGTGGCGCGTGGTGGTCGTGCGTGACGTGCAGGCGATCGCGACCCAGGCGCGGCTGCGCAGCGTGATCGAGGACGTCGTGGACGATCCGCCGCAGGGCACCGTGGTCGTGCTGCTGGCGTCGCTGCCGGATCGATCCAGGGCGCAGATCTGGGAAACGCTGAAGAAGAAGGCGACGTCCGTTGAGTTCACGCCGCTCGCCGCCGCCGACGTCCCGGGCTGGCTGATCGCACACGCTGAGGAGCAGGGGGTGGAGCTGGAAACGGGCGCGGCGCGTGCGCTGTCGAGCGCGATCGGCGAGGGTCTCGGCGTGCTGACACAGGAGCTGGCGAAGCTCGTCGACTATGTCGGCGAGCGGAAGCGGATCACCAGGGCGGATGTCGCAGAGATGGTAGGGAGCGTTCCGCGCCAGAACCGGTGGGACTGGTTCGACCTGGTGAGCGACGGCCGCTTCCCGGAGGCGCGTGCGGGCCTGCACGTGCTGCTCGACGAGAGCGAGTCCGGTGTCGGGCTGGTCATCGGGCTGGGCACGCAATTCCTGCGACTCGCGATCGCCGCGCGCGGCGGGGAGCGCGCGCTCGCGGACGCGCTGCCGCCGCATCAGCGCTGGCTGAGCAAGCGACTTGCGAAGCAGGCGCGCGGCTGGCACCCGGACGCGCTCGATCGTGCACTCGCCGATCTGCTGCGTGCGGACCGCCTGCTCAAGTCTGCCTCTCTGGACGAGCGTCAGATCATGGAAGAGCTGCTGCTCCGGCTGCAGCAGCGCGCGCACAGGGCCGCGGCGTGA
- a CDS encoding sigma-70 family RNA polymerase sigma factor produces MIDLAVVRAEREEARTPTLKEADDSMLVARFLAGERRAFTELADRYHVRLMNFIQRTIGDRERAEDLVQETFIRVYRHLHRFDQTKKFSTWVYTIAGNLAKNELRNRSRNPLVLFQTIKKNWDADHRPLEWEDNTYRPDDLYRKRHLKEMIDGAVAQLPEHHRMVFVLREMEGKTYEEIAEITGVNLGTVKSRLNRARNNFAQLIEPMLD; encoded by the coding sequence ATGATCGACCTGGCAGTGGTACGCGCGGAGCGCGAAGAGGCGCGGACGCCCACGCTGAAGGAAGCCGACGACAGCATGCTCGTCGCGCGTTTCCTCGCGGGAGAGCGCCGCGCGTTCACGGAGCTGGCCGACCGGTATCACGTGCGGCTGATGAACTTCATCCAGCGTACGATCGGCGACCGGGAGCGGGCGGAGGACCTGGTGCAGGAGACCTTTATCCGGGTCTACCGCCATCTCCACCGGTTCGACCAGACGAAGAAGTTCTCGACCTGGGTCTACACGATCGCGGGCAACCTGGCGAAGAACGAGCTGCGCAACCGCTCGCGCAATCCGCTGGTGCTGTTCCAGACGATCAAGAAGAACTGGGACGCGGACCACCGGCCGCTGGAGTGGGAGGACAACACGTACCGCCCGGACGATCTCTACCGCAAGCGGCACCTCAAGGAGATGATCGACGGTGCGGTCGCCCAGCTGCCGGAGCACCACCGCATGGTGTTCGTGCTCCGCGAGATGGAGGGCAAGACGTACGAGGAGATCGCCGAGATCACGGGCGTCAACCTCGGCACGGTGAAGAGCCGGCTCAACCGCGCGCGCAACAACTTCGCGCAGCTCATCGAGCCGATGCTCGACTGA
- a CDS encoding NUDIX hydrolase, with the protein MRGKGSGSDREPGAGKGERADRPASGDEAGAGAGAGAGGRADGAPRGEHSLAHGQHGRDQLPESGDTSAEPPVTPGLLGRKPVHRGRIVDLSIDTVRFPDGSTGDLELIRHSGAAAVLPVLSDPDGPDPQILLVRQYRYAAGGYMLEVPAGRPEREGEPWEECAQRELQEEAGVVAGNLRYLTMIYTTPGFTDERIHLFLATDLKAAETKFDDDEFIEPVTMPLSDALARIRDGEITDAKTIVTLLYAAGFVLS; encoded by the coding sequence ATGAGAGGGAAAGGCTCGGGATCGGACAGGGAACCGGGGGCGGGCAAGGGCGAACGTGCGGACAGGCCGGCCTCGGGCGACGAGGCGGGTGCGGGTGCGGGTGCGGGTGCGGGTGGACGTGCCGACGGGGCGCCGCGCGGCGAGCATTCCCTCGCGCACGGCCAGCACGGGCGCGATCAGCTCCCAGAGTCGGGCGACACTTCGGCGGAGCCGCCCGTCACGCCCGGTCTCCTGGGCCGCAAACCCGTGCACCGGGGCCGAATCGTCGATCTGTCGATCGACACCGTCCGCTTTCCGGACGGCTCGACCGGCGATCTCGAGCTGATCCGCCACTCCGGGGCTGCAGCCGTGCTCCCGGTCCTGTCCGACCCGGACGGACCCGATCCACAGATCCTGCTGGTCCGCCAGTACCGATACGCTGCGGGCGGCTACATGCTCGAAGTGCCGGCCGGCCGGCCAGAGCGCGAAGGGGAGCCCTGGGAAGAGTGCGCCCAGCGCGAGCTGCAGGAGGAAGCCGGCGTCGTCGCCGGCAACCTGCGCTACCTGACCATGATCTACACCACCCCCGGCTTCACCGACGAGCGCATCCATCTCTTCCTGGCTACCGACCTGAAGGCCGCCGAGACCAAGTTCGATGATGACGAATTCATCGAGCCCGTCACCATGCCCCTGTCCGACGCCCTCGCTAGGATCCGCGACGGCGAGATCACGGATGCCAAGACGATTGTTACGCTGCTCTATGCCGCGGGCTTTGTGCTGAGCTAG
- a CDS encoding pitrilysin family protein: MNDTWREQAPEPGPPRTFEFPDVRSATLRNGMRVVHARHGRMPVVSAHVVIDAGAAGEPADRGGLAQLAASALHAGTTQRDGSRLAWDLERLGVQLNTDVTWDAIEASITPPAAQLADALVVLADVVRNAAFPAGEVERLREEQLAEILQRMKEPRALANDVVGRCFYAPGVPYARALIGSTASVTAITAEDLRAFHRERFTPASCTLVLVGDIDMETATTLAERCFGDWSGAPAPTPEFDVAPLNDGPSVHIVDRIGAVQSELRIGHIGVRRSHPDYFPLIVMNTIFGGAFTSRLNMNLRETNGFTYGVRSAYTFRRGPGPFLVSTAVGTDVTVRAVEEVLKESDRLRTAGVTDEELANARDYLVGILPLQMQTTEQLAGALADLVTYGLSLDYYDHYRERIAAVTADDVRRVARAHLRPDEFAIIVVGDAASVRDGIQELQHGALHDVKPNGEAA, from the coding sequence GTGAACGACACATGGCGCGAGCAGGCGCCCGAGCCCGGACCACCGCGCACGTTCGAGTTTCCGGACGTGCGCAGCGCGACGTTGCGCAACGGCATGCGCGTGGTCCATGCCCGTCACGGCCGCATGCCGGTCGTCAGCGCACACGTCGTGATCGACGCCGGCGCGGCAGGCGAGCCGGCCGATCGTGGCGGACTCGCCCAGCTCGCCGCCAGTGCGCTGCACGCCGGAACCACGCAGCGGGATGGCAGCCGACTGGCATGGGACCTCGAGCGGCTCGGCGTCCAGCTCAACACCGACGTCACGTGGGATGCCATCGAGGCGTCGATCACGCCGCCTGCTGCGCAACTCGCGGACGCACTGGTCGTGCTCGCGGACGTCGTACGCAACGCAGCCTTTCCGGCGGGCGAGGTCGAGCGCCTGCGCGAGGAGCAGCTCGCCGAGATCCTGCAGCGCATGAAGGAGCCGCGCGCGCTCGCAAACGACGTCGTCGGCCGCTGCTTCTACGCGCCCGGCGTGCCGTACGCGCGCGCCCTGATCGGCTCCACCGCATCGGTCACGGCGATCACTGCAGAGGACCTGCGTGCATTCCACCGCGAACGCTTCACCCCGGCCAGCTGCACGCTCGTGCTGGTCGGCGACATCGACATGGAGACCGCCACCACGCTGGCCGAACGCTGCTTCGGCGACTGGAGCGGGGCGCCCGCACCAACGCCGGAATTCGACGTCGCACCGCTGAACGACGGACCGAGCGTGCACATCGTCGACCGCATCGGCGCCGTTCAGTCTGAGCTGCGCATCGGCCACATCGGCGTGCGGCGCAGCCACCCGGACTATTTCCCGCTGATCGTGATGAACACGATCTTCGGCGGCGCCTTCACCAGCAGGTTGAACATGAACCTGCGCGAGACCAACGGCTTCACTTACGGCGTTCGCAGCGCGTACACCTTCCGTCGCGGCCCCGGCCCCTTCCTGGTCTCCACCGCAGTGGGCACGGACGTTACGGTCCGCGCGGTCGAGGAAGTGCTGAAGGAGAGCGATCGGCTCCGAACCGCCGGCGTCACCGACGAGGAGCTCGCAAACGCGCGCGACTACCTCGTCGGCATCCTGCCGCTCCAGATGCAGACCACGGAGCAGCTCGCGGGCGCACTCGCAGACCTCGTGACCTACGGGCTGTCGCTCGACTACTACGATCATTACCGCGAGCGCATCGCGGCGGTCACAGCCGACGACGTGCGGCGCGTTGCACGCGCGCATCTGCGCCCGGACGAGTTCGCGATCATCGTGGTGGGCGATGCCGCCTCCGTGCGCGACGGCATCCAGGAGCTGCAGCACGGCGCGCTGCATGACGTGAAGCCCAACGGCGAGGCAGCATGA
- a CDS encoding pitrilysin family protein — MIRIPIERYRLDNGMEIVLSREDAAPVVALNIWYGVGSRNERAGRTGFAHLFEHMMFQGSKHVPEMGHFALIEKAGGSLNGSTWLDRTNYFETLPANYLELGLWLESDRLGWLLPAMTQEKLDNQRDVVKNERRWRVDNQPYGDWDERIQALMYPPDHPYHHSVIGSMEDLDAASLEDVEQFFRTYYAPNNAVLTLCGDFDPTQARELIAQYFGQLPRGPDIPPIPGRTRLEPVMGGEVRELVHQDVSLPRVYVTYRIPPFGGAEYYTALVTSYILGYGKAALLYRSLVREQQVAQDVVAYAFPIVVGASMLVTWATARPGRSAADVERAFTEQIERLRDVDDADVQRAVNLLATERLNELQRLDERADQLSMYTQLFDEPERINTEVDRIRAVTPQHVRDFAARYLGTDNRAVLTYVPREVGA, encoded by the coding sequence GTGATACGCATTCCGATCGAGCGTTACCGGCTCGACAACGGCATGGAGATCGTGCTCTCGCGCGAGGATGCGGCGCCCGTGGTGGCGCTGAACATCTGGTACGGCGTCGGCTCGCGAAACGAGCGTGCGGGGCGCACCGGCTTCGCACACCTCTTCGAGCACATGATGTTCCAGGGCTCGAAGCACGTGCCCGAGATGGGGCACTTCGCGCTGATCGAAAAGGCCGGTGGCTCGCTCAACGGCTCCACGTGGCTCGATCGCACCAACTATTTCGAGACCCTGCCTGCCAACTACCTCGAGCTCGGCCTCTGGCTCGAGAGCGACCGCCTCGGCTGGCTGCTGCCCGCCATGACGCAGGAGAAGCTCGACAACCAGCGCGACGTCGTGAAGAACGAGCGACGCTGGCGTGTCGACAACCAGCCGTACGGCGACTGGGACGAGCGCATCCAGGCGCTCATGTACCCGCCCGATCATCCGTACCATCACTCGGTGATCGGCTCGATGGAAGACCTGGACGCAGCCAGTCTCGAGGACGTCGAACAGTTCTTCCGCACGTATTACGCGCCCAACAACGCGGTGCTCACCCTGTGCGGCGACTTCGATCCCACGCAGGCCCGGGAACTGATCGCACAGTATTTCGGACAGCTTCCGCGCGGGCCGGACATCCCGCCGATCCCCGGCCGTACCCGCCTCGAGCCTGTGATGGGCGGCGAGGTGCGTGAGCTGGTGCACCAGGACGTGTCGCTGCCGCGCGTGTACGTGACATACCGGATCCCGCCGTTCGGCGGCGCGGAGTACTACACCGCGCTCGTCACGAGCTACATCCTCGGCTACGGCAAGGCAGCGCTGCTGTACCGCTCGCTCGTTCGTGAGCAGCAGGTCGCGCAGGACGTCGTTGCGTACGCCTTCCCGATCGTGGTCGGCGCATCCATGCTGGTGACCTGGGCGACGGCGCGGCCGGGTCGCAGTGCGGCCGACGTCGAGCGGGCGTTCACCGAACAGATCGAGCGGTTGCGCGACGTGGACGACGCCGACGTGCAGCGCGCGGTGAACCTGCTCGCGACGGAGCGTCTCAACGAGCTGCAGCGCCTGGACGAGCGGGCGGACCAGCTGTCCATGTACACGCAGCTCTTCGACGAGCCGGAGCGCATCAACACGGAGGTCGACCGGATCCGCGCCGTCACGCCGCAGCACGTGCGCGACTTCGCCGCGCGCTACCTCGGCACGGACAACCGTGCGGTGCTCACCTATGTGCCGAGGGAGGTGGGCGCGTGA
- a CDS encoding pitrilysin family protein, protein MTPIDRSRVPPAGPPPRVTLPHIEQRALSNGLTLLVVEMRELPVVDVALVTRSGAHADLSDVAGRAHLAADLLDEGTTSRSALQIAEEADLLGAALHARATWDDTEVGMHVLTPRFARAMDLLIDVALHPAYAEAEVERKRKERLAAILQEQDEPRVVASNEFARVVYGDAHPYGSPIGGTARSVSALDRGALAAFHEARQRPGNAFLVVVGDVVADEVVRALEPVLGAWQDAPVPEVDVPTAGPPGSTTIHVVDRPGAPQSELRIGHIGPPRGAPDYFALLVLNTIFGGAFTSRLNSRLREEKGFTYGAGSAFAFRRDGGPFVASSAVFTGASAEAVGIVLHEMQRIREERVSDEELDRAKSYLALGLPRRLETTADILRIVSEQELHGLGDRYYDEYVERVRAVSREDVLEAAQRRFDPAHATVVVAGDHAEIAGPLEALGVGPVVKAASRAETELNRTGT, encoded by the coding sequence ATGACGCCGATCGATCGCAGCCGGGTCCCACCTGCCGGGCCGCCGCCGCGTGTCACGTTGCCGCACATCGAGCAACGCGCACTCTCGAACGGGCTGACACTGCTCGTCGTGGAGATGCGTGAGCTGCCCGTCGTGGACGTGGCGCTGGTAACACGATCCGGCGCACACGCCGACCTTTCCGACGTCGCCGGTCGCGCGCACCTCGCCGCCGATCTGCTCGACGAGGGTACGACGAGCCGCTCCGCCCTGCAGATCGCCGAGGAGGCGGATTTGCTCGGTGCGGCGCTGCACGCACGCGCGACGTGGGACGACACGGAAGTCGGAATGCACGTGCTCACGCCACGATTCGCCCGTGCAATGGACCTGCTGATCGACGTCGCGTTGCACCCTGCGTACGCGGAAGCGGAGGTCGAACGGAAGCGGAAGGAGCGGCTCGCCGCGATCCTGCAGGAGCAGGACGAGCCGCGCGTCGTCGCGTCCAACGAGTTTGCGCGCGTCGTCTACGGCGATGCGCATCCGTACGGTTCACCGATCGGCGGTACGGCACGGAGCGTCAGCGCACTGGATCGTGGCGCACTCGCGGCGTTCCACGAGGCGCGGCAGCGGCCCGGCAACGCGTTCCTGGTCGTCGTCGGTGATGTCGTGGCAGACGAGGTGGTCCGGGCACTGGAGCCGGTGCTGGGGGCGTGGCAGGACGCGCCCGTGCCGGAAGTGGACGTGCCCACAGCGGGCCCGCCAGGCTCGACGACGATTCACGTCGTCGACCGGCCGGGTGCGCCGCAGTCCGAGCTCAGGATCGGGCACATCGGGCCGCCGCGTGGCGCGCCTGACTATTTCGCGCTGCTGGTACTGAATACCATCTTTGGGGGCGCCTTCACCTCCCGGCTGAACAGCCGATTGCGAGAGGAGAAGGGCTTCACGTACGGCGCGGGCTCCGCCTTCGCCTTCCGACGCGATGGTGGTCCCTTCGTCGCAAGCTCCGCCGTATTCACGGGTGCATCCGCGGAAGCCGTGGGCATCGTGCTGCACGAGATGCAGCGCATCCGCGAGGAGCGGGTGAGCGACGAGGAGCTCGATCGAGCGAAGAGCTACCTTGCGCTGGGGCTGCCGCGCCGCCTGGAAACGACCGCCGACATCCTGCGCATCGTCAGCGAGCAGGAGCTGCACGGCCTGGGCGACCGCTACTACGACGAGTACGTCGAGCGCGTCCGCGCCGTGAGCAGGGAAGACGTCCTGGAGGCGGCGCAGCGGCGCTTCGATCCCGCGCACGCGACGGTTGTCGTCGCGGGCGATCACGCCGAGATCGCGGGGCCGCTCGAAGCGCTCGGCGTCGGGCCCGTGGTGAAGGCGGCGTCGCGCGCGGAAACCGAACTCAACCGGACAGGAACGTGA
- a CDS encoding pitrilysin family protein, whose protein sequence is MQISLPYDTFVLDNGLRVFLHEHHATPLVSVNLWYHVGSASERPGRTGFAHLFEHLMFEGSKHVPPGQFDNLLESLGATNNGSTNPDRTNYWEDVPSNGLEVALWLEADRMGWLADAMTQERLDGQRDVVRNERRQSYENRPYGLAFETILAALYPSEHPYSWPTIGSMADLAAATMDDVLAFFRTWYTPGNATLAIAGDIDAHHARALVERYFAEIPAGGAVQPVGATPVALARDVHQVLEDDVQLARLYMTWHSPAAYAEGDAEMEAIAQVLADGKASRLYRSLVYEKQVAQSVSAFQDGGRLGSAFYIVITARPGVALGPLEDEVRSTIAALATQGVRSEEVERARNHMETAFVDELQNVGGFGGRADRLNNYWFFVGDAGYSAQDLERYRAVTADHVRDVARRVLTRPCVTLSVVPRGRRELAAGSEGDA, encoded by the coding sequence ATGCAGATTTCACTGCCGTACGACACCTTCGTCCTCGACAACGGACTGCGCGTCTTTCTGCACGAGCATCACGCGACGCCGCTCGTGTCGGTCAACCTCTGGTACCACGTCGGCTCCGCCAGCGAGCGGCCGGGGCGCACCGGCTTCGCGCACCTGTTCGAGCACCTGATGTTCGAGGGGTCGAAGCATGTACCGCCGGGCCAGTTCGACAACCTGCTGGAGTCGCTCGGCGCGACCAACAACGGCTCGACCAATCCCGATCGAACGAACTACTGGGAGGACGTGCCGTCCAACGGTCTCGAGGTCGCACTCTGGCTGGAGGCAGACCGCATGGGCTGGCTCGCGGACGCGATGACGCAGGAGCGGCTCGACGGCCAGCGCGATGTCGTGAGGAACGAGCGTCGCCAGAGCTACGAGAACCGGCCGTACGGCCTCGCGTTCGAAACCATCCTCGCAGCGCTGTATCCATCGGAGCATCCATACAGCTGGCCGACCATCGGCTCCATGGCCGACCTGGCCGCCGCGACGATGGACGACGTGCTCGCGTTCTTCCGGACGTGGTACACGCCGGGCAATGCGACGCTGGCGATTGCCGGCGACATCGACGCGCATCATGCGCGTGCACTGGTGGAACGCTACTTCGCCGAGATCCCCGCCGGAGGGGCGGTGCAGCCGGTGGGCGCAACGCCGGTGGCGCTCGCGCGTGACGTGCACCAGGTGCTCGAGGACGACGTGCAGCTCGCACGGCTGTACATGACGTGGCATTCGCCGGCCGCATACGCGGAGGGCGACGCCGAGATGGAAGCGATTGCCCAGGTGCTCGCGGATGGCAAGGCGTCCCGGCTCTACCGCTCGCTCGTGTACGAGAAACAGGTCGCGCAGTCAGTGAGCGCCTTCCAGGATGGCGGCCGGCTGGGCTCCGCGTTCTACATCGTCATCACGGCGCGGCCCGGTGTGGCGCTCGGCCCCCTCGAGGACGAGGTGCGCAGCACGATTGCCGCGCTCGCGACGCAGGGGGTGCGCAGCGAAGAGGTCGAGCGCGCACGCAATCACATGGAGACAGCATTCGTCGACGAGCTGCAGAACGTGGGCGGCTTCGGCGGCCGTGCCGACCGCCTGAACAACTACTGGTTCTTCGTGGGCGATGCCGGATACAGTGCGCAGGACCTGGAGCGTTACCGGGCAGTCACCGCCGACCATGTGCGCGACGTGGCGCGTCGCGTGCTGACCAGGCCCTGCGTGACGCTCAGCGTCGTGCCGCGCGGGCGTCGTGAGCTCGCGGCGGGAAGTGAAGGCGACGCATGA